One Mixta gaviniae genomic window carries:
- a CDS encoding MFS transporter produces MAAYTPVSRLSFRHLLFPLSLVLFEFATYIAHDMIQPGMLLVTSEFHVGAEWVSTSLTAYLIGGILLQWLLGPLSDKYGRRPVMLAGVLFFIVCCAMTHWVASIEQFVALRFFQGASLCFIGAVGYAAIQEAFDEARSVRIMALMANVALLAPLAGPLAGAAFLTVSDWRTMFWLFALLAAVALVGLWRAMPETAGDRSVSISLKSLGRVYLGLARDRQVMSGSLAIGLVFIPILAWVALSPVILIHDEGLTRMDYALLQLPVFLAMIAGNLTLGRLASRLPIEGPLRFGAWPILAGLALATLTSIIDRHSYLWLTAGLSIYAYGAGMVNAGLYRLTLFSSSAGKGSVAAMLGMVSILAFAVGIELSKYGYFHGGTAWFSLINLASGLLWLLLVTAFLRERKRRSKLDPA; encoded by the coding sequence ATGGCCGCATATACCCCGGTTTCCCGCCTGAGCTTCAGGCATCTATTATTTCCGCTCTCGCTGGTGCTGTTCGAGTTCGCCACCTATATCGCCCACGATATGATCCAGCCCGGCATGCTGCTGGTCACCAGCGAATTCCATGTCGGCGCCGAGTGGGTGTCGACCTCACTGACCGCCTATCTGATCGGCGGCATTTTGTTGCAGTGGCTGCTTGGGCCACTGTCCGATAAATATGGCCGGCGCCCGGTGATGCTGGCCGGCGTGCTGTTTTTTATCGTCTGCTGCGCGATGACGCACTGGGTCGCCTCGATCGAGCAGTTTGTCGCCCTGCGCTTTTTCCAGGGCGCCAGCCTCTGCTTTATCGGCGCGGTTGGCTATGCCGCCATTCAGGAAGCCTTTGACGAAGCGCGCAGCGTGCGCATTATGGCGCTGATGGCCAACGTTGCCCTGCTGGCGCCGCTGGCCGGGCCGCTGGCGGGCGCCGCTTTTCTCACCGTCAGCGACTGGCGCACCATGTTCTGGCTGTTCGCCCTCCTCGCCGCCGTGGCGCTGGTCGGCCTGTGGCGCGCGATGCCGGAAACCGCCGGCGACCGCAGCGTCTCCATCAGCCTGAAAAGCCTGGGGCGCGTTTATCTTGGGCTGGCGCGCGACCGTCAGGTGATGAGCGGCTCACTGGCTATCGGCCTGGTGTTTATCCCGATCCTCGCCTGGGTGGCGCTGTCGCCGGTTATTTTGATACATGATGAAGGGCTGACGCGTATGGACTACGCGCTGCTGCAGCTGCCGGTATTCCTGGCGATGATCGCCGGCAACCTGACGCTGGGCCGGCTGGCGAGCCGTCTGCCGATTGAAGGGCCGCTGCGCTTCGGCGCCTGGCCGATTCTCGCCGGTCTGGCGCTGGCGACGCTCACCTCGATTATCGATCGCCACAGCTACCTGTGGCTGACTGCCGGTCTGAGCATCTACGCTTACGGCGCGGGAATGGTCAATGCCGGGCTTTATCGCCTGACGCTGTTTTCCAGCAGTGCGGGCAAAGGCAGCGTTGCCGCGATGTTAGGGATGGTGAGCATTCTGGCCTTCGCGGTGGGGATTGAGCTGTCGAAGTATGGGTATTTCCACGGTGGTACCGCCTGGTTCAGCCTGATCAATCTGGCAAGCGGCCTGCTGTGGCTGCTGCTGGTGACCGCGTTTCTGCGCGAGCGCAAGCGCCGCAGCAAACTCGACCCGGCCTGA
- the ruvA gene encoding Holliday junction branch migration protein RuvA, producing the protein MIGRLRGIILEKQPPLVLIEANGVGYEIHMPMTCFYALPELNQETIIFTQFIVREDAQLLYGFTSKQERALFRELIKVNGVGPKLALAILSGMSAQQFVTAVEREEVATLVKLPGVGKKTAERLVVEMKDRFKGMHGDLFGGDATFTLTSENAAPESNDAEAEAVAALVALGYKPQEASRMVSKVGRPDADCETLIREALRAAL; encoded by the coding sequence GTGATAGGTCGTCTGCGAGGCATCATTCTGGAAAAACAACCGCCGCTGGTGTTGATTGAAGCGAACGGCGTGGGCTATGAAATCCACATGCCGATGACCTGCTTCTACGCGCTGCCGGAACTGAACCAGGAAACGATTATCTTTACGCAGTTTATCGTGCGCGAAGATGCCCAGCTGCTTTACGGCTTCACCAGCAAGCAGGAACGCGCGCTGTTTCGCGAGCTGATCAAGGTGAACGGCGTCGGGCCGAAGCTGGCGCTGGCGATCCTCTCCGGCATGTCGGCACAGCAGTTTGTCACCGCCGTTGAGCGTGAAGAAGTGGCGACGCTGGTTAAGCTGCCCGGCGTCGGCAAGAAAACCGCCGAGCGTTTGGTGGTGGAGATGAAAGACCGCTTTAAAGGCATGCATGGCGATCTGTTCGGCGGCGACGCGACCTTTACGCTTACCAGCGAAAACGCGGCGCCGGAAAGCAACGACGCCGAAGCCGAAGCGGTTGCCGCGCTGGTGGCGTTGGGGTATAAACCGCAGGAAGCCAGCCGGATGGTCAGCAAAGTGGGCCGCCCGGACGCTGATTGTGAAACCCTGATCCGTGAAGCGCTGCGTGCCGCGCTCTGA
- the znuB gene encoding zinc ABC transporter permease subunit ZnuB, which produces MLELLLPGWLGGMMLALAAGPLGSFVVWRRMSYFGDTLAHASLLGVAFGLLLNVSPFYAVIAVTLLLALGLVWLERRPHLAIDTLLGIMAHSALSLGLVVVSLMSNVRVDLMAYLFGDLLAVTPEDLWIIGGGVTLVLAALAWQWRPLLSMTISPELAQVDGVNIARTRMLLMLVTALTIGVAMKFVGALIITSLLVIPAATARRFARSPEQMALLAIGVGAIAVTGGLTFSAFYDTPAGPSVVLCAALLFILSQLKRAPA; this is translated from the coding sequence ATGCTCGAACTATTACTTCCCGGCTGGCTGGGCGGCATGATGCTGGCGCTGGCGGCCGGTCCGCTCGGTTCATTTGTGGTATGGCGCCGCATGTCCTATTTCGGCGATACGCTGGCGCACGCCTCGCTGCTGGGGGTCGCTTTCGGCCTGCTGCTGAACGTCAGCCCCTTTTACGCGGTGATCGCCGTGACGCTGCTGCTGGCGCTGGGCCTGGTCTGGCTGGAGCGGCGCCCTCACCTCGCTATCGATACGCTGCTGGGCATTATGGCGCACAGCGCGCTGTCGCTTGGCCTGGTGGTGGTCAGTTTGATGTCCAACGTGCGCGTCGATCTGATGGCTTATCTGTTCGGCGATCTGCTGGCGGTAACGCCGGAGGATTTATGGATTATCGGCGGCGGCGTGACGCTGGTGCTGGCGGCCCTCGCCTGGCAGTGGCGGCCGCTGCTGTCGATGACCATCAGTCCGGAGCTGGCGCAGGTGGACGGCGTGAATATCGCCCGCACCCGTATGCTGCTGATGCTGGTCACCGCGCTAACCATCGGCGTGGCGATGAAGTTCGTCGGCGCGCTGATCATCACCTCGCTGCTGGTGATCCCGGCCGCGACTGCGCGCCGCTTTGCCCGTTCGCCGGAGCAGATGGCGCTGCTGGCGATTGGCGTGGGGGCTATCGCCGTAACCGGCGGGCTGACCTTCTCCGCCTTTTACGATACGCCGGCGGGGCCGTCGGTGGTGCTGTGCGCCGCGCTGCTGTTTATTCTAAGCCAGCTGAAGCGCGCGCCGGCGTAA
- the ruvC gene encoding crossover junction endodeoxyribonuclease RuvC, protein MAIILGIDPGSRITGYGVIRQVGRQLTYLGSGCIRTQVDDLPTRLKLIYAGVSEIITQFQPDFFAIEQVFMAKNADSALKLGQARGAAIVAAVNQDLPVFEYAARQVKQTVVGIGSAEKSQVQHMVRTLLKLAANPQADAADALAIAITHCHVSQNASKLSDTRLNLARGRLRS, encoded by the coding sequence ATGGCGATTATTCTGGGCATTGACCCGGGCTCACGGATCACCGGTTATGGCGTGATTCGTCAGGTGGGGCGGCAGCTAACCTACCTGGGCAGCGGCTGTATCCGCACCCAGGTTGACGATCTGCCCACCCGTCTGAAGCTGATTTACGCCGGCGTCAGTGAAATTATCACGCAGTTCCAGCCCGATTTTTTCGCTATCGAGCAGGTCTTTATGGCGAAAAACGCCGATTCGGCGCTGAAGCTGGGCCAGGCGCGTGGCGCGGCGATTGTCGCCGCGGTTAATCAGGATCTGCCGGTGTTTGAATATGCGGCGCGCCAGGTGAAGCAGACGGTGGTCGGCATTGGCAGCGCGGAAAAAAGCCAGGTGCAGCATATGGTGCGCACGTTGCTGAAGCTGGCGGCCAACCCACAGGCGGACGCCGCCGATGCGCTGGCAATCGCCATTACCCATTGCCATGTCAGTCAGAACGCCAGCAAGCTGAGCGATACCCGACTGAATCTGGCGCGCGGCAGGCTGCGTTCGTAA
- the lpxM gene encoding lauroyl-Kdo(2)-lipid IV(A) myristoyltransferase (LpxM is lauroyl-Kdo(2)-lipid IV(A) myristoyltransferase, an enzyme characterized in Escherichia coli and involved in biosynthesis of the form of lipid A found in that species and some closely related species.) encodes METSKKKSNTEFIPVFQKSFLLPKYWGAWLGIGAFAGMALLPPSLRDPILGAAGRLAGRLAKSARRRAQINLLYCLPERSEAEREAIIDEMFATAPQSMVMMAELALRNPERVRSRVRWHGKEIIEAMQANKENVIFLVPHGWAVDIPAMLLASEGQMMAAMFHNQSNQLFDYIWNRVRRRFGGRMHARNDGIKPFISSVRQGYWGYYLPDQDHGAEHSEFVDFFATYKATLPAVGRLMKVCRARVVPLFPVYNSKTHQLDIFIRPPMDDLLEADDHTLARRMNEEVEIFVRPNPEQYTWILKLLKTRREGEIEPYKRKELYPRKK; translated from the coding sequence ATGGAAACCAGCAAGAAAAAAAGCAATACCGAATTTATTCCCGTCTTTCAGAAGTCCTTCCTGTTGCCGAAATACTGGGGCGCCTGGCTGGGCATCGGCGCCTTCGCCGGTATGGCGCTGCTGCCGCCGTCCCTGCGCGATCCCATCCTGGGCGCCGCCGGCCGCCTGGCGGGGCGTCTGGCCAAAAGCGCTCGCCGCCGCGCGCAAATCAATCTGCTCTACTGCCTGCCGGAACGCTCTGAAGCGGAACGCGAGGCGATTATCGATGAGATGTTCGCCACCGCGCCGCAGTCGATGGTGATGATGGCCGAGCTGGCGCTGCGCAACCCGGAACGGGTGCGATCGCGCGTGCGCTGGCACGGCAAAGAGATCATCGAGGCGATGCAGGCGAACAAAGAGAACGTGATTTTCCTGGTGCCGCACGGCTGGGCCGTGGATATTCCGGCGATGCTGCTTGCCTCCGAAGGGCAGATGATGGCCGCGATGTTCCATAACCAGAGTAATCAGCTGTTCGACTATATCTGGAACCGCGTACGTCGCCGCTTCGGCGGTCGTATGCACGCCCGTAACGACGGCATCAAACCTTTTATCAGCTCAGTGCGTCAGGGCTATTGGGGCTACTATCTGCCCGATCAGGATCACGGCGCGGAACATAGCGAGTTTGTCGATTTCTTCGCGACCTATAAAGCGACGCTGCCGGCGGTGGGCCGCCTGATGAAAGTGTGTCGCGCGCGCGTGGTGCCGCTGTTCCCGGTCTATAACAGCAAAACCCACCAGCTTGATATCTTTATCCGCCCGCCGATGGACGATCTGCTGGAGGCGGACGACCATACGCTGGCGCGCCGGATGAATGAAGAGGTGGAGATCTTTGTACGTCCGAATCCGGAACAGTACACCTGGATCCTCAAACTGCTGAAAACGCGGCGCGAAGGGGAAATTGAACCCTATAAGCGTAAAGAGCTTTATCCCCGTAAAAAATAG
- the ruvB gene encoding Holliday junction branch migration DNA helicase RuvB — translation MIEADRLVSPDNTSEEEIIDRAIRPRLLEEYVGQPQVREQMEIFIKAAKMRGDALDHLLIFGPPGLGKTTLANIVANEMGVNLRTTSGPVLEKAGDLAAMLTNLEPHDVLFIDEIHRLSPVVEEVLYPAMEDYQLDIMIGEGPAARSIKLDLPPFTLIGATTRAGSLTSPLRDRFGIVQRLEFYQVKDLQHIVGRSAACLGLDLSAEGALEVARRARGTPRIANRLLRRVRDFAEVRAEGVMDGEVAAKALDMLNVDSEGFDYMDRKLLLAIIDKFTGGPVGLDNLAAAIGEERETIEDVLEPYLIQQGFIQRTPRGRIATQHAFKHFGISREI, via the coding sequence ATGATTGAAGCCGATCGCCTGGTCTCCCCTGACAACACCAGCGAAGAAGAAATTATTGACCGCGCCATCCGTCCGCGCCTGCTGGAAGAGTATGTCGGCCAGCCTCAGGTGCGCGAGCAGATGGAGATCTTCATTAAGGCGGCCAAAATGCGTGGCGACGCGCTGGATCATCTGCTGATTTTCGGTCCGCCGGGGCTGGGCAAAACCACTCTGGCGAATATCGTGGCGAATGAGATGGGCGTCAACCTGCGCACCACCTCAGGCCCGGTGCTGGAAAAAGCGGGCGACCTGGCAGCGATGCTCACCAACCTTGAGCCGCACGACGTGCTGTTTATTGATGAGATCCATCGTCTGTCGCCGGTGGTGGAAGAGGTGCTTTATCCGGCGATGGAGGATTACCAGCTGGATATTATGATCGGCGAAGGCCCGGCCGCGCGCTCGATTAAGCTCGATCTGCCGCCCTTTACCCTGATCGGCGCCACCACCCGCGCCGGCTCCCTGACGTCGCCGTTGCGCGATCGTTTCGGCATCGTGCAGCGTCTGGAGTTCTACCAGGTGAAAGATCTGCAGCATATCGTCGGCCGCAGCGCCGCCTGCCTGGGGCTGGATCTCAGTGCGGAAGGGGCGCTGGAAGTGGCGCGCCGCGCGCGCGGTACGCCGCGTATCGCTAACCGCCTGCTGCGCCGCGTGCGCGATTTCGCCGAAGTGCGCGCCGAGGGCGTGATGGATGGCGAAGTGGCGGCGAAGGCGCTGGATATGCTTAACGTCGATAGCGAAGGCTTCGACTATATGGATCGCAAGCTGCTGCTGGCGATTATCGACAAGTTTACCGGCGGCCCGGTCGGTCTCGACAACCTGGCGGCGGCGATAGGCGAAGAGCGCGAAACCATTGAGGATGTGCTGGAACCCTATCTGATCCAGCAGGGCTTTATCCAGCGTACGCCGCGCGGCCGCATTGCCACGCAGCATGCCTTTAAGCATTTCGGCATCAGCCGCGAGATCTGA
- the mepM gene encoding murein DD-endopeptidase MepM: MQQIARSVALAFNNLPRPHRVMLGSLTVVTLAVAVWRPYVYHPGETSPIVKTIEIDKNELRTLLPEASEPLDQPSPAPEDDLPKDEIDEDVTAEAGTHDYVVSSGDTLSSILNQYGIEMGDISQLVKVDKDLRNLQVGQQISWTLTDDGQLQRLTWEISRRETRTYDRVDNGFKMSSEQQKGEWKNSVLTGVVNGSFVTSAQRAGLNSAEISSVIKALQWQMDFRKLRAGDKFSVLMSREELDGKKEQSQLLGVRLRTGGKDYYAIRAEDGKFYDRSGSGLARGFMRFPTVKQYRVSSNFNPRRLNPVTGRIAPHKGVDFAVPIGTPVLAVGDGEVVQAKHSAGAGNYIAIRHGRQYMTRYMHMKKLLVKPGDKVKRGDRIGLSGSTGRSTGPHLHYEIWINNQAVNPLTAKLPRTEGLTGKDRSTFLAQVREVLPQLKLD, from the coding sequence GTGCAACAGATAGCCCGCTCTGTCGCCCTGGCATTTAATAATCTGCCGCGACCCCACCGCGTTATGCTCGGGTCGCTCACCGTTGTTACTCTGGCCGTCGCTGTCTGGCGGCCTTATGTTTACCATCCGGGTGAAACCTCACCCATCGTTAAAACCATCGAAATCGATAAAAACGAACTGCGCACGCTGCTGCCGGAAGCGAGCGAGCCGCTCGATCAGCCGTCTCCCGCGCCGGAAGATGACCTGCCAAAAGATGAAATCGACGAGGATGTGACGGCGGAAGCCGGCACCCACGACTACGTGGTCTCCAGCGGCGATACCCTGAGCAGCATTCTCAACCAGTACGGCATTGAGATGGGCGATATCAGCCAGCTGGTTAAAGTGGATAAAGATCTGCGTAATCTGCAGGTCGGCCAGCAGATCTCCTGGACGCTGACCGACGACGGCCAGCTGCAGCGCCTGACCTGGGAGATATCGCGCCGCGAAACCCGCACCTACGATCGCGTCGACAACGGCTTTAAGATGTCCAGCGAGCAGCAGAAGGGCGAGTGGAAAAACAGCGTGTTGACCGGCGTGGTTAACGGCAGTTTTGTTACCAGCGCCCAGCGCGCCGGCCTGAACAGCGCCGAAATCAGCAGCGTGATCAAAGCGCTGCAGTGGCAGATGGATTTCCGTAAACTGCGTGCCGGCGACAAATTCAGCGTGCTGATGTCGCGTGAAGAGCTGGACGGCAAAAAAGAGCAGAGCCAGCTGTTGGGCGTGCGTCTGCGCACCGGCGGCAAAGATTACTACGCGATCCGCGCCGAAGACGGTAAATTCTACGATCGCAGCGGTTCCGGCCTGGCGCGCGGCTTTATGCGCTTCCCGACGGTGAAGCAGTACCGTGTCTCCTCTAACTTCAATCCGCGCCGTTTGAACCCGGTGACCGGCCGCATTGCGCCGCATAAGGGCGTCGACTTCGCCGTGCCGATCGGCACGCCGGTGCTGGCGGTGGGCGACGGTGAAGTGGTGCAGGCGAAACACAGCGCCGGCGCGGGCAACTACATCGCTATCCGCCATGGCCGTCAGTATATGACGCGTTATATGCATATGAAGAAGCTGCTGGTGAAACCGGGCGACAAAGTGAAGCGCGGCGACCGCATCGGGCTTTCCGGCAGTACCGGTCGTTCGACCGGGCCGCATCTGCATTATGAAATCTGGATCAACAACCAGGCGGTTAACCCGCTGACGGCGAAACTGCCGCGCACCGAAGGGCTGACCGGCAAAGACCGCTCCACCTTCCTGGCGCAGGTCAGGGAAGTGCTGCCGCAGCTGAAGCTCGATTAA
- the znuC gene encoding zinc ABC transporter ATP-binding protein ZnuC: protein MSPLISLENISVSFGQRQVLSNISLTLEPGRILTLLGPNGAGKSTLVRVVLGLIAPDSGTLKRDDKLRIGYVPQKLHLDATLPLTVERFLRLRSGTRKADVLPALKRVQAGHLQHAPMQKLSGGETQRVLLARALLNQPHVLVLDEPTQGVDVNGQVALYDLINQLRMELNCAVLMVSHDLHLVMAKTDEVLCLNHHICCSGTPEAVSRHPEFIAMFGPRGAEQLAIYRHHHNHRHDLQGRIVLRKGQGQ from the coding sequence ATGAGCCCACTGATTAGTCTGGAAAATATCTCAGTCAGTTTTGGCCAGCGTCAGGTATTGTCCAATATCTCATTAACGCTGGAGCCGGGACGGATTCTGACTTTACTTGGCCCCAACGGTGCCGGGAAATCGACCCTGGTGCGGGTGGTTCTCGGGCTGATTGCGCCAGACAGCGGCACGCTGAAGCGCGATGACAAACTGCGCATCGGCTATGTGCCGCAGAAGCTGCATCTCGACGCCACCCTGCCGCTGACCGTGGAGCGTTTTTTGCGCCTGCGTTCCGGCACGCGCAAGGCGGATGTGCTGCCGGCGCTGAAGCGCGTGCAGGCGGGACACCTGCAGCATGCGCCGATGCAAAAGCTGTCCGGTGGCGAAACGCAGCGCGTGCTGCTGGCGCGCGCGCTACTTAACCAGCCACACGTACTGGTGCTGGATGAGCCGACGCAGGGCGTCGACGTTAACGGCCAGGTGGCGCTGTATGATTTGATCAATCAGCTGCGTATGGAGCTTAACTGCGCGGTATTGATGGTGTCACACGATCTGCACCTGGTTATGGCGAAAACTGATGAGGTCCTCTGCCTGAACCACCACATCTGCTGCTCCGGCACGCCGGAAGCGGTCTCCCGGCATCCTGAATTTATCGCCATGTTCGGCCCGCGCGGCGCGGAGCAGCTGGCGATTTACCGTCATCACCATAACCATCGTCACGATTTGCAGGGACGAATTGTTTTGCGTAAGGGACAGGGACAATAA
- the znuA gene encoding zinc ABC transporter substrate-binding protein ZnuA, whose product MLQNKKALFSLLLPLGIAASLSAPASATVVTSIKPLGFIAAAIADGVTPVEVLLPDGASEHDYALRPSDVKRLQGADLVVWVGPEMEAFISKTASAFPPEKNLELASLPSVKPLLMTGAEEEDEHHHDGDDDHDAAHEHHHHGQYNMHLWMSPEIARQSAVAIHEKLLELMPHSKDKLDANLQQFESELTKNDEQIARQLTPVKGKGYFVFHDAYTYFEKHYGLTPLGHFTVNPEIQPGAQRLHQIRTQLVEQKATCVFAEPQFRPAVIDAVARGTQVRKGTLDPLGMGISLGKDSYVKFLSQLSSQYESCLKGA is encoded by the coding sequence ATGTTACAGAATAAAAAGGCGTTATTTTCTCTGCTATTACCCCTTGGTATTGCCGCTTCGCTTAGCGCGCCCGCCAGCGCAACGGTCGTTACCTCTATCAAGCCGCTCGGCTTTATCGCCGCCGCTATCGCCGATGGCGTTACGCCGGTTGAAGTATTGCTGCCCGACGGCGCGTCGGAACATGACTACGCGCTGCGTCCTTCCGACGTCAAACGCTTGCAGGGCGCGGATCTCGTGGTCTGGGTCGGGCCGGAGATGGAGGCCTTTATCAGCAAAACTGCGAGCGCATTTCCCCCTGAGAAAAATCTTGAATTGGCCAGTTTGCCGTCGGTAAAACCGCTACTTATGACCGGCGCTGAAGAGGAAGATGAGCATCATCATGACGGCGACGACGATCATGATGCAGCGCATGAACATCATCATCACGGGCAATATAATATGCACCTGTGGATGTCCCCGGAAATCGCGCGCCAATCTGCGGTTGCAATCCACGAAAAATTATTGGAACTTATGCCGCATAGCAAAGACAAACTTGACGCTAACCTGCAGCAATTTGAGTCAGAATTGACGAAAAACGATGAGCAGATAGCGCGTCAGCTGACGCCTGTGAAAGGGAAAGGATATTTCGTTTTTCATGATGCTTACACCTATTTTGAAAAGCACTACGGTCTCACGCCGCTTGGCCATTTTACCGTAAATCCTGAGATCCAACCGGGCGCGCAGCGCTTACATCAAATTCGAACACAGTTGGTTGAGCAAAAAGCGACCTGCGTTTTTGCTGAGCCACAGTTCAGGCCGGCGGTCATCGATGCCGTTGCCAGGGGAACGCAGGTGCGCAAAGGCACGCTCGATCCGCTGGGAATGGGCATCAGCTTAGGAAAAGACAGCTATGTGAAATTCCTCTCACAGCTGTCGAGCCAGTATGAAAGCTGCCTGAAAGGAGCATGA